In Haematobia irritans isolate KBUSLIRL chromosome 1, ASM5000362v1, whole genome shotgun sequence, a genomic segment contains:
- the LOC142232827 gene encoding uncharacterized protein LOC142232827, with the protein MERDMALILEYTRLNKLVLSSSKTKLVRFRPTSNQAVSEFSISINGVVVNEVKEVKYLGILLQHNLSWDSHISCLRNKVAPALGILFKMRYLLDSKTKMMLYQSLVQSHLGYLAVIFGWKNTSALRSLQRIQNKALKAVFNLPMRFSTIPLYAEISKNILPVHGLYRYQLLLYIYKTEKNIGYSTLKFSRNQSAFNTRNRTSLRVVRCRLEITKQRIEFIGTSLFNALPHDVKHASNISLFKTKLKKYLLENVEILLA; encoded by the coding sequence ATGGAAAGGGATATGGCCTTGATCCTTGAATATACGAGGTTAAATAAGTTAGTATTAAGTTCGTCGAAGACGAAATTGGTGCGTTTTAGACCGACTTCGAACCAAGCTGTTAGTGAGTTTTCAATATCCATCAATGGTGTTGTAGTTAACGAAGTCAAGGAAGTGAAATATTTAGGTATATTACTTCAGCATAATTTATCTTGGGACTCTCATATATCTTGTCTGAGGAACAAAGTAGCTCCAGCGTTAGGAATTCTTTTTAAGATGAGGTACCTTTTGGACTCCAAAACTAAGATGATGCTATATCAGTCATTGGTGCAGAGTCATCTTGGTTATTTGGCAGTCATTTTTGGATGGAAGAATACCTCAGCTCTACGTTCCTTACAACGCATTCAGAATAAAGCCCTCAAGGCCGTCTTTAACTTGCCCATGAGGTTTTCAACGATACCACTATACgcggaaatttctaaaaatattttgcctGTACATGGTTTGTATAGATATCAGTTGTTGCTATATATTTATAAGACTGAGAAAAATATCGGCTATTCTACGTTAAAATTTTCCAGGAATCAATCTGCTTTTAACACTAGAAACAGAACATCTTTAAGGGTAGTGAGGTGTAGATTGGAAATTACCAAACAGAGAATTGAGTTCATTGGTACTTCCCTATTTAATGCATTACCCCATGATGTGAAGCATGCATCTAATATATCGCTGTTTAAGACCAAACTTAAGAAATATTTGCTTGAAAATGTTGAGATACTTCTAGCTTAA